The window CTGCAGGTGCGGCGACAGCGGACGTTCGCGTCCGCGCGGATCGGAAGCAGCCATGAGCGGTGCGTTCTCCGGGCTGGGCGGCTCGCGCCGCGTGGCTATGGATCAGAAGTCGATGCAGCGGCCGTTCTTTTCCCAGTCCCCGTAGCGGGTGGGGTCCAGACCGCCACGACCGCCGTGTTCTTCGGCTGCGGTCGGCGCGGCTGGAACCGGCAACGACGCGGGCTCCCCGGGTTCGGCCGGCGACGGCGCGGACTCGGGGCGGGACGGGTTTGACCTATCATCGACGCATTCACAACCCGATCAGTTTACGTCCGCACCCCGATGCACGACAAGCCACAAGCCGCACCAGCCCGCGAGTTCC is drawn from Thermomonas brevis and contains these coding sequences:
- a CDS encoding DUF1674 domain-containing protein is translated as MPVPAAPTAAEEHGGRGGLDPTRYGDWEKNGRCIDF